The Siniperca chuatsi isolate FFG_IHB_CAS linkage group LG7, ASM2008510v1, whole genome shotgun sequence genome includes a window with the following:
- the arrb1 gene encoding beta-arrestin-1 isoform X4, whose protein sequence is MVDKGTRVFKKASPNGKLTVYLGKRDFVDHVDLVEPVDGVVLIDPEYLKERKVFVTLTCAFRYGREDLDVLGLTFRKDLFVANVQAFPPLPEEKKSLTRLQERLIKKLGEHAHPFTFEIPLNLPCSVTLQPGPEDTGKACGVDFEVKAFCAENVEEKIHKRNSVRLVIRKVQYAPEKPGPQPTAETTRQFLMSDKPLHLEASLDKEIYYHGEPISVNVHVTNNTNKTVKKMKISVRQYADICLFNTAQYKCPVATEDSDDVVAPSSTFCKVFTLTPFLANNREKRGLALDGKLKHEDTNLASSTLLREGANKEILGIIVSYKVKVKLVVSRGGLLGDLAASDVSVELPFTLMHPKPLEESIYRDAADEAPIDTNLIEFDTNDDDIIFEDFARQRLIGAKDDKDEDEEPVDSPKLDDR, encoded by the exons ATGGTAGATAAAGGAACCAG AGTGTTTAAGAAAGCCAGTCCCAATGGAAAG CTCACTGTCTATCTGGGGAAGAGAGACTTTGTGGACCACGTGGACCTGGTGGAGCCCGTCG ACGGCGTCGTCCTGATCGACCCGGAGTAcctgaaggagaggaaag TGTTTGTGACTCTGACCTGTGCGTTCCGTTATGGTCGTGAGGATTTGGACGTCCTCGGGTTGACGTTTCGGAAAGACCTGTTTGTGGCGAACGTCCAGGCGTTTCCTCCTCTGCCCGAAGAGAAGAAGAGTCTGACTCGTCTTCAGGAACGCCTGATTAAAAAACTGGGAGAACACGCCCACCCGTTCACTTTCGAG ATTCCTCTGAACCTGCCGTGCTCCGTCACCCTGCAGCCGGGCCCAGAGGACACTGGGAAG GCCTGCGGAGTGGACTTTGAGGTGAAAGCTTTCTGTGCAGAAAATGTTGAAGAAAAGATCCACAAAAG GAACTCGGTGCGTCTGGTGATCCGGAAGGTGCAGTACGCTCCAGAGAAACCTGGTCCTCAGCCGACAGCAGAAACCACCAGACAGTTCCTGATGTCGGACAAACCTCTGCACCTGGAGGCCTCTCTGGACAAAGAG ATCTACTATCACGGGGAGCCAATCAGTGTCAACGTTCACGTCACCAACAATACCAACAAGACcgtgaagaagatgaagatcTCAG tgCGACAGTACGCCGACATCTGCCTGTTCAACACGGCTCAGTACAAATGTCCGGTGGCCACCGAGGACTCAGA CGATGTCGTTGCTCCCAGTTCGACTTTCTGCAAAGTTTTCACTCTCACTCCATTTCTGGCCAACAACCGAGAGAAACGAGGCCTCGCTCTGGATGGAAAACTGAAGCACGAGGACACCAACCTGGCCTCCAGCACACT GTTAAGAGAAGGAGCCAATAAGGAGATCCTCGGCATCATCGTGTCGTACAAAGTCAAAGTGAAGCTGGTCGTGTCCCGAGGCGG GCTCCTGGGAGATCTGGCGGCGAG tgacgTCTCCGTTGAGCTGCCTTTCACATTAATGCACCCGAAGCCGTTAGAAGAATCCATCTACAGAGATG ctgcagacgAAGCTCCGATCGACACAAACCTGATCGAGTTTGACACAAA CGACGATGACATCATCTTCGAAGACTTCGCCCGCCAGCGGCTGATTGGGGCGAAGGACGACAAGGATGAAGACGAGGAGCCGGTGGACTCGCCCAAACTCGACGACAGATAA
- the or55e1 gene encoding olfactory receptor 51E2 isoform X2, which produces MLEASLGRNFSHSTFVFRGFPELQKHRRLLALPFSASYLSVLLGNSLLVYLIHSVESLHSPMYLLICTLCVVDVLVVTTIIPNMLLSLLFDWDEISLAGCLTQMFFTHFLSSLESTLLLAMALDRYVAICQPLRYTKIIDSSMFVKLLLFTLVRSGSIMATLVGLAGSLRFCGSNTIQHCYCDHMALVSLACDSTEKNSAAGLAVIICFVGMDIPLIFFSYMKILSVVLQTTAASEDRWKAFHTCGTHLMVMMCFYLVGSITFLSHNLNIRIPTDVNTFMGLMYILFPATINPIIYGVRTKEIRNSFFRIFKLRAKTIMTVKVSPAGKGQM; this is translated from the coding sequence ATGTTGGAGGCGTCGCTGGGCAGGAACTTCTCCCACAGCACCTTCGTGTTCAGAGGTTTTCCAGAGCTGCAGAAACACCGCCGGCTGCTGGCGCTTCCGTTCTCCGCCTCCTACCTGTCGGTGCTGCTGGGAAACTCTCTGCTGGTGTACTTGATCCACAGCGTGGAGAGTCTGCACAGCCCCATGTACCTCCTCATCTGCACACTCTGCGTCGTCGACGTCCTCGTGGTGACCACCATCATCCCCAACATGCTCCTCAGCCTTCTGTTCGATTGGGACGAGATCTCATTGGCTGGCTGCTTGACTCAGATGTTCTTCACTCACTTCCTGTCCTCGTTGGAGTCAACTTTGCTGCTGGCGATGGCGCTGGACCGCTACGTGGCCATCTGCCAGCCGCTGCGCTACACCAAAATCATCGACTCCTCCATGTTCGTAAAGCTGCTGCTCTTCACTCTGGTCCGCAGCGGCTCCATCATGGCGACGCTGGTTGGTTTGGCAGGTTCGCTGCGGTTCTGCGGCTCCAACACGATCCAGCACTGCTATTGTGACCACATGGCGCTGGTCAGCCTGGCATGTGATAGCACAGAGAAAAATAGTGCGGCGGGGCTCGCTGTGATCATCTGCTTTGTGGGCATGGACATACCGCTCATCTTCTTCTCCTACATGAAGATCCTGAGCGTCGTCTTGCAAACGACTGCGGCCAGCGAGGACCGCTGGAAGGCGTTTCACACCTGCGGCACTCACCTGATGGTCATGATGTGTTTCTACCTGGTGGGTAGCATCACATTCCTCTCTCACAACCTGAACATCCGCATACCGACGGACGTCAACACCTTCATGGGACTCATGTACATTCTGTTCCCAGCGACAATCAACCCCATCATCTACGGTGTTCGGACTAAAGAAATTAGAAACAGCTTTTTTAGGATTTTTAAACTCAGAGCGAAGACGATAATGACGGTGAAAGTTTCTCCTGCTGGAAAAGGACAAATGTGA
- the arrb1 gene encoding beta-arrestin-1 isoform X2, whose protein sequence is MVDKGTRVFKKASPNGKLTVYLGKRDFVDHVDLVEPVDGVVLIDPEYLKERKVFVTLTCAFRYGREDLDVLGLTFRKDLFVANVQAFPPLPEEKKSLTRLQERLIKKLGEHAHPFTFEIPLNLPCSVTLQPGPEDTGKACGVDFEVKAFCAENVEEKIHKRNSVRLVIRKVQYAPEKPGPQPTAETTRQFLMSDKPLHLEASLDKEIYYHGEPISVNVHVTNNTNKTVKKMKISVRQYADICLFNTAQYKCPVATEDSDDVVAPSSTFCKVFTLTPFLANNREKRGLALDGKLKHEDTNLASSTLASLLSSGGGIRPGSRMLREGANKEILGIIVSYKVKVKLVVSRGGLLGDLAASDVSVELPFTLMHPKPLEESIYRDAADEAPIDTNLIEFDTNDDDIIFEDFARQRLIGAKDDKDEDEEPVDSPKLDDR, encoded by the exons ATGGTAGATAAAGGAACCAG AGTGTTTAAGAAAGCCAGTCCCAATGGAAAG CTCACTGTCTATCTGGGGAAGAGAGACTTTGTGGACCACGTGGACCTGGTGGAGCCCGTCG ACGGCGTCGTCCTGATCGACCCGGAGTAcctgaaggagaggaaag TGTTTGTGACTCTGACCTGTGCGTTCCGTTATGGTCGTGAGGATTTGGACGTCCTCGGGTTGACGTTTCGGAAAGACCTGTTTGTGGCGAACGTCCAGGCGTTTCCTCCTCTGCCCGAAGAGAAGAAGAGTCTGACTCGTCTTCAGGAACGCCTGATTAAAAAACTGGGAGAACACGCCCACCCGTTCACTTTCGAG ATTCCTCTGAACCTGCCGTGCTCCGTCACCCTGCAGCCGGGCCCAGAGGACACTGGGAAG GCCTGCGGAGTGGACTTTGAGGTGAAAGCTTTCTGTGCAGAAAATGTTGAAGAAAAGATCCACAAAAG GAACTCGGTGCGTCTGGTGATCCGGAAGGTGCAGTACGCTCCAGAGAAACCTGGTCCTCAGCCGACAGCAGAAACCACCAGACAGTTCCTGATGTCGGACAAACCTCTGCACCTGGAGGCCTCTCTGGACAAAGAG ATCTACTATCACGGGGAGCCAATCAGTGTCAACGTTCACGTCACCAACAATACCAACAAGACcgtgaagaagatgaagatcTCAG tgCGACAGTACGCCGACATCTGCCTGTTCAACACGGCTCAGTACAAATGTCCGGTGGCCACCGAGGACTCAGA CGATGTCGTTGCTCCCAGTTCGACTTTCTGCAAAGTTTTCACTCTCACTCCATTTCTGGCCAACAACCGAGAGAAACGAGGCCTCGCTCTGGATGGAAAACTGAAGCACGAGGACACCAACCTGGCCTCCAGCACACT TGCTTCCTTGCTGAGCAGCGGTGGAGGGATTCGTCCTGGAAGTCGCAT GTTAAGAGAAGGAGCCAATAAGGAGATCCTCGGCATCATCGTGTCGTACAAAGTCAAAGTGAAGCTGGTCGTGTCCCGAGGCGG GCTCCTGGGAGATCTGGCGGCGAG tgacgTCTCCGTTGAGCTGCCTTTCACATTAATGCACCCGAAGCCGTTAGAAGAATCCATCTACAGAGATG ctgcagacgAAGCTCCGATCGACACAAACCTGATCGAGTTTGACACAAA CGACGATGACATCATCTTCGAAGACTTCGCCCGCCAGCGGCTGATTGGGGCGAAGGACGACAAGGATGAAGACGAGGAGCCGGTGGACTCGCCCAAACTCGACGACAGATAA
- the arrb1 gene encoding beta-arrestin-1 isoform X1: MMSLQSRQLEQQTLGLHPGIKVFKKASPNGKLTVYLGKRDFVDHVDLVEPVDGVVLIDPEYLKERKVFVTLTCAFRYGREDLDVLGLTFRKDLFVANVQAFPPLPEEKKSLTRLQERLIKKLGEHAHPFTFEIPLNLPCSVTLQPGPEDTGKACGVDFEVKAFCAENVEEKIHKRNSVRLVIRKVQYAPEKPGPQPTAETTRQFLMSDKPLHLEASLDKEIYYHGEPISVNVHVTNNTNKTVKKMKISVRQYADICLFNTAQYKCPVATEDSDDVVAPSSTFCKVFTLTPFLANNREKRGLALDGKLKHEDTNLASSTLASLLSSGGGIRPGSRMLREGANKEILGIIVSYKVKVKLVVSRGGLLGDLAASDVSVELPFTLMHPKPLEESIYRDAADEAPIDTNLIEFDTNDDDIIFEDFARQRLIGAKDDKDEDEEPVDSPKLDDR, encoded by the exons atgATGTCTTTACAGAGTCGACAGCTGGAGCAACAAACACTAGGACTACATCCAGGAATAAA AGTGTTTAAGAAAGCCAGTCCCAATGGAAAG CTCACTGTCTATCTGGGGAAGAGAGACTTTGTGGACCACGTGGACCTGGTGGAGCCCGTCG ACGGCGTCGTCCTGATCGACCCGGAGTAcctgaaggagaggaaag TGTTTGTGACTCTGACCTGTGCGTTCCGTTATGGTCGTGAGGATTTGGACGTCCTCGGGTTGACGTTTCGGAAAGACCTGTTTGTGGCGAACGTCCAGGCGTTTCCTCCTCTGCCCGAAGAGAAGAAGAGTCTGACTCGTCTTCAGGAACGCCTGATTAAAAAACTGGGAGAACACGCCCACCCGTTCACTTTCGAG ATTCCTCTGAACCTGCCGTGCTCCGTCACCCTGCAGCCGGGCCCAGAGGACACTGGGAAG GCCTGCGGAGTGGACTTTGAGGTGAAAGCTTTCTGTGCAGAAAATGTTGAAGAAAAGATCCACAAAAG GAACTCGGTGCGTCTGGTGATCCGGAAGGTGCAGTACGCTCCAGAGAAACCTGGTCCTCAGCCGACAGCAGAAACCACCAGACAGTTCCTGATGTCGGACAAACCTCTGCACCTGGAGGCCTCTCTGGACAAAGAG ATCTACTATCACGGGGAGCCAATCAGTGTCAACGTTCACGTCACCAACAATACCAACAAGACcgtgaagaagatgaagatcTCAG tgCGACAGTACGCCGACATCTGCCTGTTCAACACGGCTCAGTACAAATGTCCGGTGGCCACCGAGGACTCAGA CGATGTCGTTGCTCCCAGTTCGACTTTCTGCAAAGTTTTCACTCTCACTCCATTTCTGGCCAACAACCGAGAGAAACGAGGCCTCGCTCTGGATGGAAAACTGAAGCACGAGGACACCAACCTGGCCTCCAGCACACT TGCTTCCTTGCTGAGCAGCGGTGGAGGGATTCGTCCTGGAAGTCGCAT GTTAAGAGAAGGAGCCAATAAGGAGATCCTCGGCATCATCGTGTCGTACAAAGTCAAAGTGAAGCTGGTCGTGTCCCGAGGCGG GCTCCTGGGAGATCTGGCGGCGAG tgacgTCTCCGTTGAGCTGCCTTTCACATTAATGCACCCGAAGCCGTTAGAAGAATCCATCTACAGAGATG ctgcagacgAAGCTCCGATCGACACAAACCTGATCGAGTTTGACACAAA CGACGATGACATCATCTTCGAAGACTTCGCCCGCCAGCGGCTGATTGGGGCGAAGGACGACAAGGATGAAGACGAGGAGCCGGTGGACTCGCCCAAACTCGACGACAGATAA
- the arrb1 gene encoding beta-arrestin-1 isoform X3 — translation MMSLQSRQLEQQTLGLHPGIKVFKKASPNGKLTVYLGKRDFVDHVDLVEPVDGVVLIDPEYLKERKVFVTLTCAFRYGREDLDVLGLTFRKDLFVANVQAFPPLPEEKKSLTRLQERLIKKLGEHAHPFTFEIPLNLPCSVTLQPGPEDTGKACGVDFEVKAFCAENVEEKIHKRNSVRLVIRKVQYAPEKPGPQPTAETTRQFLMSDKPLHLEASLDKEIYYHGEPISVNVHVTNNTNKTVKKMKISVRQYADICLFNTAQYKCPVATEDSDDVVAPSSTFCKVFTLTPFLANNREKRGLALDGKLKHEDTNLASSTLLREGANKEILGIIVSYKVKVKLVVSRGGLLGDLAASDVSVELPFTLMHPKPLEESIYRDAADEAPIDTNLIEFDTNDDDIIFEDFARQRLIGAKDDKDEDEEPVDSPKLDDR, via the exons atgATGTCTTTACAGAGTCGACAGCTGGAGCAACAAACACTAGGACTACATCCAGGAATAAA AGTGTTTAAGAAAGCCAGTCCCAATGGAAAG CTCACTGTCTATCTGGGGAAGAGAGACTTTGTGGACCACGTGGACCTGGTGGAGCCCGTCG ACGGCGTCGTCCTGATCGACCCGGAGTAcctgaaggagaggaaag TGTTTGTGACTCTGACCTGTGCGTTCCGTTATGGTCGTGAGGATTTGGACGTCCTCGGGTTGACGTTTCGGAAAGACCTGTTTGTGGCGAACGTCCAGGCGTTTCCTCCTCTGCCCGAAGAGAAGAAGAGTCTGACTCGTCTTCAGGAACGCCTGATTAAAAAACTGGGAGAACACGCCCACCCGTTCACTTTCGAG ATTCCTCTGAACCTGCCGTGCTCCGTCACCCTGCAGCCGGGCCCAGAGGACACTGGGAAG GCCTGCGGAGTGGACTTTGAGGTGAAAGCTTTCTGTGCAGAAAATGTTGAAGAAAAGATCCACAAAAG GAACTCGGTGCGTCTGGTGATCCGGAAGGTGCAGTACGCTCCAGAGAAACCTGGTCCTCAGCCGACAGCAGAAACCACCAGACAGTTCCTGATGTCGGACAAACCTCTGCACCTGGAGGCCTCTCTGGACAAAGAG ATCTACTATCACGGGGAGCCAATCAGTGTCAACGTTCACGTCACCAACAATACCAACAAGACcgtgaagaagatgaagatcTCAG tgCGACAGTACGCCGACATCTGCCTGTTCAACACGGCTCAGTACAAATGTCCGGTGGCCACCGAGGACTCAGA CGATGTCGTTGCTCCCAGTTCGACTTTCTGCAAAGTTTTCACTCTCACTCCATTTCTGGCCAACAACCGAGAGAAACGAGGCCTCGCTCTGGATGGAAAACTGAAGCACGAGGACACCAACCTGGCCTCCAGCACACT GTTAAGAGAAGGAGCCAATAAGGAGATCCTCGGCATCATCGTGTCGTACAAAGTCAAAGTGAAGCTGGTCGTGTCCCGAGGCGG GCTCCTGGGAGATCTGGCGGCGAG tgacgTCTCCGTTGAGCTGCCTTTCACATTAATGCACCCGAAGCCGTTAGAAGAATCCATCTACAGAGATG ctgcagacgAAGCTCCGATCGACACAAACCTGATCGAGTTTGACACAAA CGACGATGACATCATCTTCGAAGACTTCGCCCGCCAGCGGCTGATTGGGGCGAAGGACGACAAGGATGAAGACGAGGAGCCGGTGGACTCGCCCAAACTCGACGACAGATAA